The Malus sylvestris chromosome 14, drMalSylv7.2, whole genome shotgun sequence genome segment ATTTGATTGCCTTTTATGTGTTCGATGGAATGCCAATGTGGGTGCTGAAAACTTTATGCCGGAAGCGATTTTCGAGCTTCCTTTTATTTCTTGTTGGTTTGTATGATTGCTTGAAGTTGATATCTTGTTTGTACTGTCAATGTAGCCTTTGTCTGTGTACTGAATTGTTTGAGTTGATGCATTTGCAGAAAATCAATAAACTGCTGCACCAAATCGCGCAGATGAACGAAGTTCTGGTAGCTCGGCATAAAGCTCTCGCTTCCAAACTGGCTAATTGAATAGAGAAATATAACATCTTTAGCTGCTAGGTTGCTACTGAATTCGTGAAATTAGGATTGACAGCGCAATAATAGAGCTGCAAAACATCGCGCGGTAGACTTGCAATGGCACTCCGATGCTCCAGTCTTCGCTGAGGAGGGAGGACATATCTCAAGTTGAAGCACGTATAACGGAAATGCCGGTACAAGTTTGAGCTCTGCAAACAATTTTGAGTGGAGAAAACGAGCTTGGTACCcgagcttcggagtttcgaaCATATAGCGGAGAAACTTTGATTCACAATATTCTTTATGTATGGAAGTCACACAGTCTTGTTAGTTTTGCTTGCATTTTAGTTCATGGTTTATGAACCCAGTTGAAATATCTTGTGTATATTTGGTTTGGGGCTCTTTATGTGCATATGATTTGACAAATTTTAGCATTAATTAAAAGTTTAAGCTCATGAGTTAATCCTCGTTTAATTTTTCGTTAAGATGCAGTTTAATTTTCCCGGAAAGATCACGGTGTTTGCGTTCGAGTCCTCGACAGTACGCTGTTACAGATATGATATTAAAGCTCAAAACATACGGATAATTCTATAGATTGATAAAGTTCAAAACAAACTGCTTGGACAACTTAGCAGGCAATCACTAACATCTTACTGAGTTattaaaaaccaagaaagaGAGACCTATCTAAGAAGCTTTTTCCCAAACTGTGAACTAACAGTTCAATCGACGCCATTTTTACTTTGATTCGTGTCGATGCTCGTCATACTGCTAAAGCGGAGCATGGAACTCGAACCGTAGGAACCAGAAGTGCGAGAAGAAAATCGGAACTAGGGCGAATTTCACCTCCCCTGAATGTTCCCTTTTTTAGCAAACGCAGGAGAACCAATTGTCACTCCAGAATCATCACTCACTCCAACAGCAGAGCCTTCCTTTGATCCGTTTTCGCTTGCTTTGTCCAAAGAAATGAGACTGGAAGTTTTATCTTCTGGCAGATCAATCTGCGAGGCGGCCTCTTGAAGCTGCAAAGCATACTCCAAGTTCCACAACACATCTCCCATGTTAGGCCTATCTACACCGTATTCAGCAAGGCATTTCTCTGCAGCTTCTACAAACTTTTTCAGTGAACCAGAGTCGACTGAGCTAGCGATATGAGGATCGATTATCTTCTCGATCATGCCTTTCCTGTGCCACTGCATTGCCCACTCAGCCAAGCTCACCTGCTCTCTTGGCAGCGCCGGGTTTATGACAGGCCTTGCGCATAGCGCCTCGAAAAGCACCACTCCAAAAGAATAGACATCGGATTTCTCAGTTAGCTGTTGCCTTCTGAAGTACTCCGGATCAAGATAACCAAAACTGCCCTTGACGGCTGTGCTGacatgggtttgttccagcgtAGGCGCAGCTTTTGACAAGCCAAAATCCGAAACTTTTGCTACGAAATTCTCATCGAGGAGAATGTTTGTTGTCTTTACGTCACGATGTATGATACCTTGTGCGGCACCAGTGTGCAGGTAATGTAAACCGCGAGCAGCGCCAATGCAAACCTCAAGCCTTTGTTTCCATGACAGTGGAGGCTGGCTCGAGCCATAGAGGTGGTCGCGAAGCGGTCCATTCGCCATGTACTCATACACAAGGATCATTTCATTATTCTCATCACAAAATCCGATCAGCGAAACAAGGTGGCGATGGCGCAGCTTGGAAAGCATGTCCATTTCCGTTCTGAATTCGTTAATGCCTTGCTCCGAATTTGGATTTCCTCGTTTGATTGCGAGCTTTGTGCCATCTTCCAACTCCCCAAGGTACACTTTTCCAAACCCACCAACGCCAATCACTACCTTGTCATCAAAGTTTTGTGTTGCATTTTGTAACTGAGCGAAGGTGAAGGACCTTCCATAGGATGAGAAGTAGCCTGAGTAACCGCTTTTGCTCTTGCGCGACCCAAAGACGCTTGATTTGCGAGAGCTGTTCTTGCTGGAGAAGAAGCTAGACTGGCTCGAATGGAGAGGAAGCAACCACGACGAAAAGCTGTTTCTCTTTTCCCAGCCTTGAGGTCTTTTGCGCCACCGGACAACAACTACAACAACTAACAACATTGCTGTCACTCCCATTGCCAAACCAACGCCGGCAACTATCTTCTTCACGGTGCTTACTCTTCCCGGCCCCTTGTACGATCCATCAACCCCGAAAAGACCATCCAGGCTATCCGCAACGTTGGTCATCTTTAGTATCTCCAATCCATTAAGAAGTGCATCCTGAGAGCCTGACCCAGTAGTTCCGGGACCAACCTGAATTCTGATGGTACTATTTTCGCTTGACACCGCCGTGGCATTGAGCACGAAATCTTTGTAATACGCAGTGGAGAGTGCGCCGGTGAGTGAGGAAAGGTCAAGGTTGGACGCGGCCATCATCCCGTTGATGTAGACATTGAAGTACAAATCGTTAAGGGTTTTACTCACAATGTCAGCAAAATGCAGCCTAATCAAATACGAAAATTCTTCTTCGACATTCAACTTCCAAGTGAGGTTGAAATTCTGCTGGCTCGTAGCAGAGTCTCGCATGTGTTGAGCAGTTGAGTAAACCCAATTCGGAGCAATCAATGGAGAAGCGCCACTCTGTGGATACTTGATGGCTTTCGTAGCCACAGACGCGTTTTTAGCTCCTTGTGGAAATACATTGTATGCACTATCAGGCTCCCAAGTCCTTGACAATGTGTCTTTTCCTGGAGATATCAACTGCCCTCCAATGTTTACACGGTAACGAACTTGAAAAGCGTAATTAGCCAAGCTGTTGAAGTCTCCAACCGGAGAAACGGATGTAGCTGAATTGTTGAACATAGTGTCAGGGGCAGAGACAACCTCAATAGCATTAACAAACGCACACGATTTCTTCTTGGGATCGAAATGTAGCGAAAATCTGTTTTCCGTGACATTGAGAATGTACTCTTTAAACACCAACGTCGTATTGTCTGTCACGGAGAAGTCATGCAAGAGAACATACTTATCCGTGTTCACTGAAAAAACCGCTCTCGTCAGATTATACGTGTTGTGTGGAAGTGGATAGAAGTAAAGCCTGATCCAATGCTGCCCCGGTTTGTTAATGTAGAAAGAGTAAGTGGATTTTTCGGAGAAGATTCGCGCAGTGCGATACAAAGGTTGAGAGGAAGGTGGCATAGAGGAAGAGGCATTGGCAGTGATTGAATCAATTGAAGTTTGGACATCTTCGGTTGTGGACAAAAGACTAGCCGTGTCACGGTCTGATTTGAATGTCCTGCCATCGTCAAGCTTGGTTTGTTGGGACGAGCCACAATCGATGAGAAAGTTATCGGAGGGAGAGAATGTGGCagtaggaggaggaggaggagcagaagaagaagattcgTGACCTTTGGCCGAAACAAAGTTGGCGAGGTTGAAGGTTGACGTGAATAGGAGAAGGAAAGGAAGGGATAGGGAGAAGAAAGGCCGAGGCATTGGTGGTGATGCCCCATTGATCTTTCTCCCCATCGTCGATGTTTTCTAGCGGGGTTTAATTAAGGAGGAGGTGGCAACGATGGGGCAATGGCGGCGGTGGTGGCAATGGAGGTGGAGGTGTTGATCATAGTAATGGGATCGGATTGGATTGGACACAAAACCAAAATGTAGCAAGGTTAACTCAAGAAAATGAGGGTGGTGAGGGAGGAGGAATACGTGGTTTTCGAATGTATAAAATGGTTAAACAGTTGGAGGAAACAGAAAAGAGAAGATAAAGATTAGATCAGAAGAGATGATGAAGTTgttggaggaagaaaactgCAGAGATGTTTGTTTCTGTtgctgtttttgtttgtttgagtttgTGTGATGGATGAGAGAGACTTGGTAAAAGAAATGGAGAGGGACAGCGAGCTATGCGTTGAGCCCTCAAACctctataaatatatatgcatTTGTAATCTTATCACTAACTACCTTACTAATCCAAATATTGTGCTTAACACAAAATTATGATGCTGCGACATCGTTTCAAACATATCGAACATTGTTCGGCTCCTTTGCATGCAAGGCGCAACTTTTTATACAAAAGTAACTAGTTATGCATGCATGTCAAATCGTGATTTAACTAGAATGAATAATAACTACTTAGAGCTCGTTTAAAACTGTTCACGTATGAATCACTTTTGCTCATAAACACTTACGTTATAAATTCTTTCATTAAGAAACGCATTGAAAGTTTTATTAAAAGCCCTAGTACTTCATAAAAAGTACATGAAGGTACTTAGGAATAAGCATTTTGACATACGCTTATCTAGAAAGTGCTtccaatattaaaaaatcacttctaattttcttttgttgaaacgtTTTTTATTGTCAAAAAGTATTTTAGTTACTCTAGGATTGGTGCATGCACACTAGAGATTGCAGGCAAACCAAAACATGCATGAGTGTTTCCCATGTCGATAATTATATGAATAGTAAATCACGTTTAAGAGGAACAAACCAATAGTATGACGACAGAGATGGACGGCTTCGAAGAAGTCAGCAAATAAACGTATTAAAATGCAGGCCAACGTTGCTTGGGATCTAATTAAGAGCAAGGaataaaatatcgataatatcagaaatatcggtagtaaaaaaacacggaaatttcgatggaaatatcgggatattatcgatatcgataaaaattgaataaaaaccacagaaattgtaagaaaaacttggaaatttttattgaaactttgcaggatgtttatttagtcaattatctattagtttatcacaaaaaattggaagaaaatgcattgcatgatagatataactgatttaagttgattatatagcgagctggcaaacattgtgagtgtagaaaatatgtagtaattaattaaagaagtttaaacacaccataatcatttatatataatgaattagtacaatattttacactttatacattgcatggtaagatacatgagtgacttagcaaggtctaaaatatcgataatatcgaaaatatcggtagtccaaaaaaatattggtagtccaaaaacactgaaatttcgatggaaatatcgggatattatggatattttagaccatgactAAGAGTCAACTCTTCAACTTTGTACAATAAAAAGAGGTTGATCCGCTTTTCGAGAAGTATTAAGGAGACCCTCTCAAAAGTAAGAATTATCGTGAATTATCTGCCACCTCatattttttatacaatattttataatgttaacacaaaaattaatattaaattgtTAGATAGCAGAGAGTTCATATGAGTCATGCTTTTGAGTCTCCTTAGtatttctctcaattttttatCTATTAGATTGGCACGTTAATAAATGTAGTATGTCATCAATTCAATGTTGATCGTTAATTTCTGCTAAGTAATCCAGACttttcaagaaaaattaataaaaaaagaaaatttataaattcaaaattttagaaACTTGATTTTATTTATGGTAATTATTAAACGGGTTAAACCCAATGTTACAACAAAAAACCAGGGATCCACCAACATTTTGTGGATCAAAGAATGCTGAATTTTCAGAGTATGTAATTTTTCTTGTATAACAATTTAACTTCTAAACTGTATTCATATGAACTAAACCCAATTACAGCTTTCCCTCATTGCACTTGACAACCCTGCTCTTCCGCTCGAAGATATACCAGTCCCCGGTGTATTCTCTGCAGACCGAAAAATGGATAAGAAACCGCCTAATGACACGAACAACAGAGCTTCGCAGCTCTGTAGTTCATACGCCATGGCGTTGACGTATGAACTTATTCTAAATGAGATCTCAAACAGCATGTGTTTGTTGAGAAGTATAATTCATCGGTAGGCCTTACGTGTCCATGTAATCGCTAATGCAAAGACGGGAGAGAAGTAAAATACCTCTTTTGTGTCTCGCAAGCGTAGAAGATCCAACCTTTCATGAGGACGCCGGTTTGATAAGGAAGCAAGCTGCGTCCAATCATACATTAATGGCGTTAGTAACATGATCGTGCCCTCAATATACTAACGGTAAATGAACAGAAAGTTATAAGGTTACCCAAAAGCTGAAGCGTTCAGGATCTTGTAGTGAAGGCATCATCACTTCCACACCGAGAAGTCTCTCAAGTCGTCTTCGATCTGCAAAGAGACGGTCATACATTAAAAGTGGAATATGGGATACCAACATAAAAATAGGGGCAGAAACCATTTTCATGGAAACTGGCAACACATGTATACTCTCGAAAAAGACCATACGTCGTCCCTGAGCATTTTACCTTGACGTGCTGCTCTTTTACCCCGCGCTATCCATGATCGAGCATATTCTGCTGCATTTCTTGCCAATTCCTGCAACTGTACAGACATAGAAGTTAAACCACTGTGCACAACCAAAATGATAGGAAAACAAGGAATGACATTATCGTCCATCTTCCCATTTCGAGAAACCAAAGTATCATCATAAACTTACTTCTTCTCTCGCTTCAGACCCTTCTGGTGGAATGTCTTGCACCCATTCAATCTCTGCAACACGGTATCTGAAAAGCACATTAAAATGACAAATATATTTAGCAAGATGCCAAGAACAGTTACTGGAGGCTGAATGAATAGCTAGACAACTCACCCATCTTGGTCCCAAGATCGAATTATGCAAAACCTTCGCCGACTTTCAATCTGCTTGAAGTTTTATTGTTATAAATATATGACTGGCTCTATGAAgaggaaaatcacaaaaaacagtATGCCACGAAACATAAAGGATAATCGTTCGTTAAATGAAAAGTAGACCAGTTTTAGGCATTCAGTTTAAGTAAAACGGCACTAGTATCTAACCTCTATATAAAAACGCCCATCTGGAAGTGGCTCACACCTACATAGATAGTAATTAGTAAAAtagttataagaaaaaaaatctataaaatAGAAGTATTAAGAGGCAACATTCATAGTGGAGTTTACAAATGACATTCTGCATAATATAAACTTAAGAAGGAAAGAAGGATGATGAAAGACATACTCGGTAATTTCCACTTCGCAAGCAAAATCAGCTATTGAACCTGTTGAAGAATCAATGATAACctataaaatacaagaaagccAGAGTCAGTGAAAGTTATACTTCGTATCAAACTTCATATAGGTACAAAATgttgaaaaggaaagaaaaggacCAGTGACAATAATCTACCATTCCCATCCGACGATTGCCTTCCATTATCCTCCTTACCTGTTGTTTAAGTAACAAGTTAGTTAAAAACAAAATCTATGTTTATTCTATACAAACACATGGACCATACAAATGTACCAAGTTGATAAACAAAAACTTTGCCAGATAAGTTTGTCAACATAGTTCTTTTGCATAAAATATACCTCTATGTCAATATTTTATGAATGTCatatgtgaaaactataaattGCTAAGCAACTTACCATAAGTCTATACCGCGGTTCAAAAATGTGCAGCGGAAACTTCTGGAATGGGAGGACAACATCCATTACAAAGAGAGGCATCAAATCAACACCAAAGTTTGTCATTTGGTCATTCTCTAACTTCCTTTCGGCAAATTCTTCTGGGAAGTTCTTTTGTATAATGTCATTGAGCGTAACACTggcaaaaatgaaaataaaacatTGCATGATGAACATAACAAGGTGAAATCCTGAACCGTTGCCAGGATGTTCAGCCACTCCCCAACTAAAAAAAAGCATGGGCACAAAAAACCATAAAGCAATAATTCTGATGTCAAATGATACAAGTCATTCAAATATTATAAATCAGCAATTTACCTGATTGCGCACGTTCGAGGACTAATGAAAAGAACTGTTCGGCACAAAGGACATTTGTTACCTAAGATAATTAACACAAGtcagagaaagaagaagagaaagatatATACAAGCTCAATTAAATAGAACAATACCAGCAAAACACTCACCTCGATCCATTGACTGAAATAGGCATGAACGACAAAAGGAATGCCCACAAGGAGTTGTGACAGGTTCGTATAGTAATTTTAAGCATAGTGTGCAATCAAAGTCATCACTGCGTTCTGCTTTTCTATGGCTTCTCCTCCCTGTGAAATTAGCTCGTATTCTCTCTAAATTCTGGAAAGATTCCTGCAGATGATTGCTACAGAATACCACATAAAAACAAATTAGAAATTCACAAACAGAATCTCGTACAGCCAGTGGGTTTGAATAACATATAATATCTTATATCCATTTATTTAGTAATCAGGAAAATGAATAGCGTTATTATTACCTAAAAGGATTAACCTGAAGACCCGAAAGAATAACATCACGGGCCATTTCATATTTCTCCAACTGCCAattcaaatgaatgcaaactaATCAATCACAAGTGAAAAGGTGCAAGGGGGAAACTAATCATTGcagagaaaaataataataaatagttGTAACCTCATATCCAATATgacaaaaattatgaaaaggAGCCACACAGCGTGACAAATTTACAAGTAATTAACCACCGGTTGCCTCTTCCTCTTAAGAAAAGTataaaggtaaaataaatagcaACACGTTCTCACCAAAATGAGAGTTTCGGCCTTTAATATGTACGCCTTTTCTGAATTACTTCGAAGGTTGACTAACTTCTCTGCATCCTTTAATGCAAGCTGAAGATTTTTTAAGTTCTTTAGAATGTAACCAACGGCTATCCGGTTGAAAAAGACACTTGTTTCCTAATACATAAACAGTGAACCAATAAGACATACTTCAGCATGTGTTGTGGGATCCAATCCAGTCCGTGCTTTATATTCAGAAGCCGATGCTGGTATGCGTTTAAGGAATTTACTGATCCTGCTTGAAATAAGGTTAACAAAACATATTACAAACAGTGTACAAAATTAGGTCAAAATTCATCTCAAAGATGCTTGAGAAAAGCAGCATAGCCTAGACAGTGAATGGCagaaaaattaaggtaaaagaatataatatataaaattaacCTGATGTAAGCAGCACTTCGGTTGGCAAGAATAATTGGATCACATGGTTTAATGTTATTGGCTCTGGAGTAACAATTAATTGCCTGAGGATATGAACTTGATTAATCAGCAATGGACAAACAAGAATTCAGAGAAGCTAACCGAAAAAATTTCAGtctaaaacttaaaactcatgaaattacacaaaatatTAAGCAGAATGATAAAGAGCTAATGATCATTCCAGTCACCAAGAAAAATGTATCATTTGATTGTAACAATTTTTATTTCCTAAAGTAATAAGCATGCCAATAGTGGCAACACAGTATCAAGGAATACTCCGATGATAATAACGACAACAATAACAGTACTACAATAATCCTTCCCAAACTGATAACCCTTGGTGCCCCTACACTAAACAGAGCAAGAAGGAA includes the following:
- the LOC126599165 gene encoding probable receptor-like protein kinase At5g61350; the protein is MGRKINGASPPMPRPFFSLSLPFLLLFTSTFNLANFVSAKGHESSSSAPPPPPTATFSPSDNFLIDCGSSQQTKLDDGRTFKSDRDTASLLSTTEDVQTSIDSITANASSSMPPSSQPLYRTARIFSEKSTYSFYINKPGQHWIRLYFYPLPHNTYNLTRAVFSVNTDKYVLLHDFSVTDNTTLVFKEYILNVTENRFSLHFDPKKKSCAFVNAIEVVSAPDTMFNNSATSVSPVGDFNSLANYAFQVRYRVNIGGQLISPGKDTLSRTWEPDSAYNVFPQGAKNASVATKAIKYPQSGASPLIAPNWVYSTAQHMRDSATSQQNFNLTWKLNVEEEFSYLIRLHFADIVSKTLNDLYFNVYINGMMAASNLDLSSLTGALSTAYYKDFVLNATAVSSENSTIRIQVGPGTTGSGSQDALLNGLEILKMTNVADSLDGLFGVDGSYKGPGRVSTVKKIVAGVGLAMGVTAMLLVVVVVVRWRKRPQGWEKRNSFSSWLLPLHSSQSSFFSSKNSSRKSSVFGSRKSKSGYSGYFSSYGRSFTFAQLQNATQNFDDKVVIGVGGFGKVYLGELEDGTKLAIKRGNPNSEQGINEFRTEMDMLSKLRHRHLVSLIGFCDENNEMILVYEYMANGPLRDHLYGSSQPPLSWKQRLEVCIGAARGLHYLHTGAAQGIIHRDVKTTNILLDENFVAKVSDFGLSKAAPTLEQTHVSTAVKGSFGYLDPEYFRRQQLTEKSDVYSFGVVLFEALCARPVINPALPREQVSLAEWAMQWHRKGMIEKIIDPHIASSVDSGSLKKFVEAAEKCLAEYGVDRPNMGDVLWNLEYALQLQEAASQIDLPEDKTSSLISLDKASENGSKEGSAVGVSDDSGVTIGSPAFAKKGNIQGR
- the LOC126600199 gene encoding uncharacterized protein LOC126600199 isoform X2 encodes the protein MSGEPEPSSSGFGTDVPADVEDYISAINCYSRANNIKPCDPIILANRSAAYIRISKFLKRIPASASEYKARTGLDPTTHAELALKDAEKLVNLRSNSEKAYILKAETLILLEKYEMARDVILSGLQVNPFSNHLQESFQNLERIRANFTGRRSHRKAERSDDFDCTLCLKLLYEPVTTPCGHSFCRSCLFQSMDRGNKCPLCRTVLFISPRTCAISVTLNDIIQKNFPEEFAERKLENDQMTNFGVDLMPLFVMDVVLPFQKFPLHIFEPRYRLMVRRIMEGNRRMGMVIIDSSTGSIADFACEVEITECEPLPDGRFYIEIESRRRFCIIRSWDQDGYRVAEIEWVQDIPPEGSEAREELQELARNAAEYARSWIARGKRAARQDRRRLERLLGVEVMMPSLQDPERFSFWLASLSNRRPHERLDLLRLRDTKERIHRGLVYLRAEEQGCQVQ
- the LOC126600199 gene encoding uncharacterized protein LOC126600199 isoform X1, coding for MSGEPEPSSSGFGTDVPADVEDYISANEGEPSLPRDIFGHIFDLVKNGNQSFRENRFEEAINCYSRANNIKPCDPIILANRSAAYIRISKFLKRIPASASEYKARTGLDPTTHAELALKDAEKLVNLRSNSEKAYILKAETLILLEKYEMARDVILSGLQVNPFSNHLQESFQNLERIRANFTGRRSHRKAERSDDFDCTLCLKLLYEPVTTPCGHSFCRSCLFQSMDRGNKCPLCRTVLFISPRTCAISVTLNDIIQKNFPEEFAERKLENDQMTNFGVDLMPLFVMDVVLPFQKFPLHIFEPRYRLMVRRIMEGNRRMGMVIIDSSTGSIADFACEVEITECEPLPDGRFYIEIESRRRFCIIRSWDQDGYRVAEIEWVQDIPPEGSEAREELQELARNAAEYARSWIARGKRAARQDRRRLERLLGVEVMMPSLQDPERFSFWLASLSNRRPHERLDLLRLRDTKERIHRGLVYLRAEEQGCQVQ